From Solibacillus isronensis, the proteins below share one genomic window:
- the spxA gene encoding transcriptional regulator SpxA encodes MTVTIYTQSSCSSSRKALKWLNENNITYTEKRTTSQSLTLAEFKHILSMTEDGTDEIIATNSNDFKNLDIDIDQLSIQELYNLIQQHPRMLRSPILLDEKRIQIGYNEMDIRRFIPRKVRAFELNALQKLAVE; translated from the coding sequence ATGACAGTAACAATCTATACACAATCGAGCTGTTCCTCATCACGAAAAGCATTGAAATGGCTAAACGAAAATAATATTACTTATACTGAAAAAAGAACAACATCTCAATCTTTGACTTTAGCAGAGTTTAAACATATTTTAAGTATGACAGAAGATGGTACGGATGAAATTATTGCGACAAACTCGAATGATTTCAAAAACCTGGACATTGATATTGACCAGTTATCCATTCAAGAACTGTACAACTTAATACAGCAGCATCCTCGTATGTTGCGCAGCCCTATTTTACTTGATGAAAAACGCATTCAGATCGGCTATAACGAAATGGACATTCGTCGTTTCATCCCTCGTAAAGTGCGTGCATTTGAATTAAATGCCCTCCAGAAATTAGCCGTAGAATAG
- a CDS encoding MarR family winged helix-turn-helix transcriptional regulator has product MNEHKREQLTELFEKMTSLERKIANQWNSQNQLGFSKSHILILAYLHTDGPKRPSAIAEKLKVTTGGVTVLTTKLIKAGLIEKTQNETDRRASQIHITEAGIEVLERSQQQVDNLFENLFGMLTEDEIKTLTAIFDKCTKL; this is encoded by the coding sequence ATGAATGAGCATAAACGCGAGCAGTTAACCGAACTTTTTGAAAAGATGACATCGTTGGAACGCAAAATTGCTAATCAATGGAACAGTCAAAATCAGTTAGGCTTCTCGAAATCACATATTTTAATTTTAGCTTACTTGCATACAGATGGCCCCAAGCGCCCTTCTGCCATTGCAGAAAAGCTGAAAGTGACTACAGGTGGCGTGACGGTTTTGACGACGAAGCTCATTAAGGCGGGGCTCATTGAAAAAACACAAAATGAAACGGATCGCCGCGCTTCGCAAATTCATATTACCGAAGCAGGAATCGAAGTGCTCGAACGCTCTCAACAGCAAGTAGACAATCTTTTCGAAAACCTGTTCGGCATGTTAACAGAAGATGAAATTAAAACTTTAACGGCAATTTTTGATAAATGTACGAAGTTATAG
- a CDS encoding RNA polymerase sigma factor, which translates to MNELLTTIYDEYNRYIYHLCLKLTRNQNEAEDLMQEVWVKVVRYEESVSKVDHVKAWLTTITMNTFRDRYRKNVRRSKYMMNQPEQLDVPILDLVPNNDFTTEELVEKTEITKIVQEKMGQLDSIYQKTLWYFYVDQFSLAEISELMKVSIGTVKSRLFRAKARLKEILLSDNGVAEAVLA; encoded by the coding sequence ATGAATGAATTATTAACGACTATTTATGATGAATACAACCGCTACATTTACCATCTTTGCTTAAAGCTTACACGCAATCAAAACGAAGCAGAAGATTTAATGCAAGAAGTTTGGGTAAAAGTTGTACGCTATGAAGAATCAGTATCAAAAGTAGACCATGTAAAAGCATGGCTTACAACAATTACGATGAATACATTCCGCGACCGCTATCGCAAAAATGTACGTCGCAGTAAATACATGATGAATCAACCTGAACAATTAGACGTGCCGATTTTAGATTTGGTTCCCAACAATGATTTTACGACAGAAGAGCTTGTGGAAAAAACAGAAATCACAAAAATCGTCCAAGAGAAAATGGGCCAACTTGATAGCATTTACCAAAAAACATTATGGTATTTCTATGTGGACCAATTCTCACTAGCTGAAATTTCCGAGCTGATGAAAGTATCAATCGGTACTGTAAAATCTCGTCTGTTCCGCGCAAAAGCACGCTTGAAAGAAATTTTATTATCCGACAATGGTGTCGCAGAAGCAGTATTGGCTTAG
- a CDS encoding aminotransferase class V-fold PLP-dependent enzyme: protein MYWSKIAATDEEFDAIAALNYETFVEEIPQHEHNPSRRLIDKFHEENVYVIVYKNTEMVGMVAFRDTRPFSIDRKIGDVENYLDAEVCEHLCEIRLLAVKKDHRNGRVFTKLATAIYRYFYDEGYTACVISGTVREEKMYTQMGFRQFASAVGTEEARYLPMVLTRQESAVFRERLREQNIVFFPGPVALEKPLIPSTISHRSVKFQQELDEMENELCKLAKANYVIPLVGTGTLANDAMLGQMKSEFPNEAGLVLVNGEFGHRLYNQAKQWGLHIEKIDVGWGNLFDIAQIEAYLQMGGYRYIVFVHGETSNSILNPLDELRELADKYDIKLCADCISSFGSVPFSMQGLHYATAVSGKSLGAMAGLAFIFCKERPFSSDAPLYLNLPYYIEKQIPFTLPHYFVEAVSDALKFYPGRFEVLEKRMATIKNSAFKVTATYPMIATWEHPKMAELLTICALNGFLLHGDSAYLKQRNIAQISTIQPSFEKDFKRLQELLTYVMETL, encoded by the coding sequence ATGTACTGGAGTAAAATTGCAGCAACAGATGAAGAGTTCGACGCAATTGCAGCATTAAATTATGAAACATTTGTGGAGGAAATTCCTCAACATGAGCACAATCCTTCGCGTCGTCTCATCGATAAATTTCATGAAGAAAATGTATATGTGATAGTTTATAAAAATACGGAAATGGTTGGTATGGTAGCATTCCGCGATACACGACCATTTTCAATCGACCGTAAAATCGGGGATGTAGAAAACTATTTGGATGCAGAAGTTTGCGAGCATTTATGCGAAATCCGGCTGCTCGCGGTAAAAAAGGATCACCGGAACGGACGTGTTTTTACAAAGCTTGCAACAGCGATCTACCGCTATTTTTATGATGAGGGTTATACGGCATGTGTCATTTCCGGTACGGTACGTGAAGAGAAAATGTATACACAAATGGGGTTCAGACAATTTGCTTCAGCCGTCGGAACAGAGGAAGCACGTTATTTGCCGATGGTTTTAACACGGCAGGAAAGTGCGGTTTTCCGTGAGCGTCTGCGTGAACAGAATATAGTGTTTTTCCCAGGACCGGTTGCATTGGAAAAGCCGCTCATTCCATCAACGATTTCTCATCGCTCCGTAAAATTTCAACAAGAGCTTGATGAGATGGAAAATGAGTTATGTAAGCTAGCAAAGGCAAATTACGTAATACCGCTTGTTGGTACAGGGACACTTGCCAATGATGCGATGCTTGGCCAGATGAAAAGTGAATTTCCTAATGAAGCCGGACTAGTATTGGTGAATGGGGAGTTCGGCCATCGCCTTTATAACCAGGCAAAACAGTGGGGTCTACATATTGAAAAAATCGATGTTGGATGGGGAAATCTATTCGATATTGCGCAAATTGAAGCATATTTACAAATGGGCGGTTATCGATACATTGTATTTGTGCATGGCGAAACGTCAAACAGTATATTGAATCCGCTTGACGAGTTACGGGAGCTGGCGGATAAATATGATATCAAGTTATGTGCGGACTGTATTAGTTCGTTTGGTTCTGTACCATTTTCAATGCAGGGGCTTCACTATGCAACAGCAGTTAGCGGGAAGTCGCTCGGTGCGATGGCGGGACTTGCTTTCATCTTTTGTAAGGAACGGCCGTTTTCGAGTGATGCGCCGTTGTATTTAAATTTGCCTTATTATATAGAGAAACAAATTCCATTCACATTGCCGCATTATTTTGTGGAAGCTGTCAGTGATGCACTAAAGTTTTATCCGGGGCGCTTTGAAGTATTGGAAAAGCGGATGGCAACAATTAAAAATTCGGCATTTAAAGTAACAGCAACTTATCCGATGATTGCTACATGGGAACACCCGAAAATGGCAGAACTTCTTACTATATGTGCATTGAACGGCTTTTTACTGCATGGTGACAGCGCTTATTTAAAGCAACGCAACATCGCCCAAATCAGCACAATCCAGCCAAGTTTTGAAAAGGATTTTAAAAGATTACAAGAATTGCTTACTTATGTAATGGAAACGTTGTAG
- a CDS encoding glycerol-3-phosphate acyltransferase encodes MFYILLSYLFGTILFAVVIGKIKGIDLQHANSGNLGARNAGRTLGKWAFILVAVGDGMKGLIVVETGRMLELPELTIALAVIAVVLGHLYPFWNRGKGGKGVATVIGAMVAFSPLLILVFLTGFLLSLLVTKSATLSMTGGFIVYGLVSSVYMDAGFIVTIALVLVIWKQRQSIVERVKPNVLE; translated from the coding sequence ATGTTCTATATATTGCTAAGTTATTTATTCGGTACAATCCTTTTTGCGGTCGTTATAGGGAAAATAAAAGGAATTGATCTGCAACATGCAAATAGCGGCAATCTTGGAGCGCGAAATGCCGGACGCACATTAGGTAAGTGGGCTTTTATCCTCGTGGCAGTGGGGGATGGTATGAAAGGGCTGATCGTAGTAGAAACAGGGCGTATGCTGGAGCTTCCTGAACTGACGATTGCACTTGCTGTCATTGCTGTAGTGCTTGGTCATTTGTACCCGTTTTGGAATCGCGGAAAAGGCGGAAAAGGAGTAGCAACGGTAATCGGAGCAATGGTCGCTTTTTCGCCGTTATTGATATTAGTATTTTTAACCGGCTTTTTATTGAGCCTGCTCGTAACAAAAAGTGCAACACTTAGTATGACAGGCGGATTCATCGTGTACGGACTAGTCTCGAGCGTATATATGGATGCAGGGTTTATCGTAACGATTGCACTTGTTCTCGTTATTTGGAAACAGCGTCAAAGCATTGTAGAGAGGGTGAAACCAAATGTACTGGAGTAA
- a CDS encoding histidine kinase — MKNFGGFIGFIFIGLLFIAIIGIAISVEVGILLLVGIEFEGWGNLIGFILIYGIIEFGLVMVSDVLIELKTTLHQRFHKYFAHLLISFTLLMTISLMMESIYLPLYGGIVFAIATATMYWVFDAGSKKGKMRS, encoded by the coding sequence ATGAAGAATTTCGGAGGTTTTATCGGCTTTATTTTTATCGGATTACTATTTATAGCGATCATCGGAATCGCAATTTCCGTGGAAGTAGGAATTTTACTGCTTGTCGGAATTGAATTTGAAGGTTGGGGCAACTTAATTGGGTTCATCCTAATTTACGGGATTATAGAGTTTGGGCTTGTCATGGTATCCGATGTCCTGATTGAATTAAAAACAACTTTGCATCAACGGTTCCATAAATACTTTGCGCATCTACTCATCTCCTTCACGCTTTTAATGACAATTTCCCTCATGATGGAATCCATTTACTTGCCTTTATATGGCGGAATTGTCTTTGCCATTGCGACAGCGACAATGTATTGGGTGTTTGACGCAGGGTCAAAAAAAGGAAAGATGAGAAGCTGA
- a CDS encoding dipeptidase: MSHLEKLDAYFTENRERHLAELNEFLRIPSISALSEHKADMLSAANWLADHLKSLNIENVSVDETAGHPVVYGEWLHAEGKPTILFYGHYDVQPVDPLNLWETPPFEPAIRDNKLFARGSSDDKGQVFMHLKMIEALFATEGTLPVNVKFIYEGEEEIGSPSLPQYTEDNKEKLAADLIVISDTGLYAKGKPAVCYGLRGLTGVQIDVRGAKGDLHSGLYGGGVQNAIHALAEILASFRDEHGTIQVEGFYDSVRPLSEEERQAYRDLNFDEEALKEEVGVKELFGEAGYSYLEQTWARPTLEVNGVFGGFSGEGIKTVLPAEAGAKITCRLVPDQDPEEIVSLLKAHIEKHKPTGVEVTISEFDKGKPYLTPFDHPAIQAAGRSYEKVYEVPTAYTRGGGSIPIVAAFDEILGLPVVLMGFGLSSENFHAPNEHFHLENFDQGLRVLGDYMHEVATIKF, encoded by the coding sequence ATGAGTCATTTAGAAAAATTAGATGCTTACTTCACAGAAAACCGTGAACGTCATTTAGCGGAGTTAAACGAATTTTTACGCATTCCTAGTATTTCCGCTTTATCTGAGCATAAGGCAGATATGTTGTCAGCGGCAAACTGGCTGGCAGACCACTTAAAATCATTAAACATCGAAAACGTATCAGTAGATGAAACAGCTGGTCATCCGGTCGTTTATGGGGAATGGCTTCATGCTGAAGGCAAACCGACGATTCTGTTCTACGGTCATTATGATGTACAACCAGTTGATCCGTTAAACTTATGGGAAACACCTCCTTTTGAACCGGCCATCCGCGACAATAAACTGTTTGCACGTGGTTCTTCGGACGATAAAGGACAAGTGTTCATGCATTTAAAAATGATCGAAGCGTTATTTGCGACAGAAGGTACATTACCGGTAAACGTGAAATTCATTTATGAAGGTGAAGAGGAAATCGGCAGTCCGTCTCTTCCACAGTATACAGAGGACAATAAAGAAAAATTAGCTGCAGACTTGATCGTCATTTCCGATACAGGTCTATACGCAAAAGGAAAACCGGCAGTATGCTATGGCTTACGCGGACTAACAGGTGTGCAGATTGATGTGCGCGGTGCAAAAGGTGACCTGCACTCTGGCCTTTATGGCGGCGGTGTTCAAAACGCGATCCATGCACTTGCCGAAATTTTAGCATCTTTCCGTGATGAGCACGGGACAATTCAAGTGGAAGGCTTCTATGATTCAGTGCGTCCCCTATCTGAAGAAGAGCGTCAAGCTTACCGTGACCTAAACTTTGATGAAGAAGCATTAAAAGAAGAAGTCGGTGTGAAAGAATTATTCGGTGAAGCTGGCTATTCTTACTTGGAACAAACATGGGCACGTCCAACATTGGAAGTGAACGGCGTATTTGGCGGCTTCTCTGGTGAAGGCATTAAAACAGTATTACCTGCTGAAGCGGGTGCAAAAATTACATGCCGCTTGGTACCGGATCAAGACCCTGAAGAAATCGTTTCTTTACTGAAAGCGCATATTGAAAAGCATAAACCAACTGGTGTCGAAGTAACGATTTCTGAATTTGATAAAGGAAAACCTTATTTAACACCATTTGACCACCCGGCAATTCAGGCGGCAGGTCGTTCATATGAAAAAGTATACGAAGTACCTACAGCTTATACGCGCGGTGGCGGATCAATCCCGATTGTTGCAGCATTCGATGAAATTTTAGGCCTGCCTGTTGTGCTAATGGGCTTCGGTCTTTCAAGTGAAAACTTCCATGCACCAAACGAACACTTCCATCTTGAAAACTTCGACCAAGGCTTGCGAGTACTTGGCGATTACATGCATGAAGTAGCAACAATTAAATTTTAA